The nucleotide window tattttattccATGATAGCCATCATGTAAAAAGTAGCAACGCTGGAAATGTGGCTATGCCAAAGAGCGCCATCGCCACGGGAAGAGCAAGCACATATTGGCACAACTTTCTTACAGTGTGTTACAGGTTTTAATCCCACAGTGATCTTAACTTATAAGTTAGACTGTATCAAAAGTCTCTATAGGGAAAACACAGTATGCATAGGGTCTAGTATTGTTTGCTCATTCAGGTGTCCTCAGAGTCTtggaatgtacacacacacataaggaagAATTACTGCATTCTGAAAGAAAAATCTCTTCCTTGGGGCCATGAGTATACCGAGCTCCACTAAACAGTCTCTGGTATGCACTCCCCGATCCCCTTCTAACCTGACAGCTCTCCACAGGCTACCAGCTGCAAAGACCAAGCTTCTAGCTGGCCCTTGGGACATAGTTCAGGGGTCAGGTTGCTCTTAGATTGAAAGTGGAACAGTGAAAGTGGAACCGGCTGCTCTCTGGTGTGTGTTTGCTGTAGATGGAGGCTCAGAGAGGGAACAGAGACAGCTATCTCATGACCGCATTCCCAGACGCCTTGCTCAGAGGCTCCATTTATTTTCTCAGAGGTCCTGGTGGATGGACACAGGATGCTAATAAATAACGGTGACAAGGTAGCTTCGGTTGTTTGGCACTGGGAAAGTTATAAAGTAAGAAAAGTCAGGAAAGTCACCGGTGAGGCTAGAAATGTCATCAATACTATATGACTTTAGAGaagagtctctgttgaaaagaGCCACGTCTAAGAGTGAGATGAACACACGCGTTTGCCAGCCCTTGTACAAGGAACTGCCTTCCCTCCCGTTGTGGATGAGTATGCTCTGCTCCCCGGAGGGATGCTTGGCCTCAGTATTGATGTGAAGCCTCTTCAGGCCACAGACAGCCAGGTACTTGGTGGGGAAGGTGTTGGAACCACACAGGGAAAGCTTCAAGTCTTGGACCAGAGTGAACTTCAGCAGGTGGCCCAACGTGGATATATCTGTGAACCAGATGGTGAGGTGGCCATGATAGCTGGTTTGCTCCATGGCCAGAGGCAGGACAGACTTACAGCTGCACATCAGGTTGGCCAAACTGTAGTCACAGTCCCGGATGTCTGCGGGGCAGCTGCAGTTACGAATGGTGTTTCCCTTTGTGAAAATCAGTGTCCTGCTCTGACCCTCCGCGAAGCGGCCAAGGGCAAAGATACCTAGCGCTCCTAGCAGAAGGCAGAAGCTGGAAGGCGCTGTCATTGTGGCCCGGTGTGGACTAGTGTGCTCCTATTTCTCCTTCCTGAGCCAGTCCGTTGCAAGTCACCTGAAAGGAAACCGGAAGCTTTATTGCCACTGCCTCCTTAGAAGCACGCACCCCGTTTGAATGATGCCCCCCAAAAAGCAATTGTAAACGTCCCTGCTTTGCATTTCTAATTGAGGCAGGTCGTACTTTTACCTTGGCACTTCATGAGAAGCAGAAGCGAGACTTCTGAACTCTGCTCGGCTGAAGCCTAAAATTCCCAGTGGTGTGTGCTAACAGCAAGGCTGCCATGCCAAGAGAGCTAGGGCGATGTCAGCAGAGGGGCTACCACATCCTACCTACCCTCAGGGACTTGGAGTTACTTACTTCAGTAAGCACACCCTGCCGACATCCAGTTACTGCCTACCTGCACATGTACAGCCCCGAGCAAGCACATGCCCTCCTCCCACTCTGCATCTGACTTCCTGGAATCCAAAGACAAGCCGTTCCTTGTAGGAGTCAACTCCCCACCTACTCGAGCTGGCTAACCAGCACAGTGTGAGCAGCCATGAAGCGTTTAACCGTAAGCTTCCGTACTAGATAAGTCCCCTCCACTCCCCGCCCCTCCAGCACAGCactgcttcctctgctcccacaaaTGCACTTGTGTACCAGAGTCAATTGTAACTCTGACAGGACCATGAAAGGATTAGCACCTCAAATTTTAATCTGCTCTCTGAATGTATCTGCCTCCAGCCCACAACAAATTTTATGAATCAATTTTCTCAAGTTTCTTGTGAGGCCCCCGATCTATGCAATATATAAGCACTGAAAAGTATACTGTAGCGGGGAAATGGGAAGCACTTACAGAGTCACTGGGGGAAAGACTGGCTGACTAGGCATATAACAGACGAGCTGTGCCCTCGTGTCTGGGGGAAAACAAGCActgtagcagaagccattggACTTCAGTTTGGCAAAAACAGTTGAAGTTTCTCGTGGCCTAACCTGAGGATTAAAGACAAACCAAACATCTGTGTTTGCTGGACACCTTAGGGATCGGGAGAGCCCACATCTGGGATGGGCAGGGTTATGGGCAGGGCCCCCATAGGATGGGCAAGGAAGAAAAGGGTATTCTGCGGTGTTCAATATAGGTGCAAAGGTTAAAATGCCAGCAGGAAGGACACGCTGATTGCAAGGTGAGGGAGGCCACAGGCACCGAGAAACGAGAAGGAGGCAGAGCTGAAAATGCTCCCACAGCCAGGGCAGGGGGAGGATaaagctgtgtgctgtgtgctgtgtgctgccGCCTTCCACGCTGCATCCCGGTGGAAGATGAACATTGCTGAAGAGAGACTAGGTACGAGCACACAGGAGGCTTATAAAGATGCAGGAGAAAGACGGACTGAGTTACTGGAGGGCTGGATACGGTTTTTATAGCATCTCCTGTTGGTTCGAGAGTCTTAACAAGTCTATTAGCTGGTATATTTGTAAGAGAGAAGAGCTTCGTGAAACTTGGGGCCGGGGCAGTTTTGCTTCATGAACAAGAAGTTCGCCTGTTTTAAGTGGCATTGGAAGGCATAGGTGACTGACTACCCCACTTTGTAAGGAACAGGAGGGAATTCATCAACTACAGGATAATTTTAGACAATCAGTTGTCCCAGATTCTATCAGGTTTCTGGGACTTCACGTCCCAGTGGCTTTGTGTTCCCAACACTAGGAATACTGTGAATGTCACTAGCTCTCTCTGACTCCTGCCTGAAAAAGAAGGTGACAGGGACCAGTGGTGAGAGTATAGCACCAGCTTCGACCCGGGAGAAAGTGTCAGCCCCAGTCTTCAGGTGCTGAAAGTGTTCAGGGCatgcaggaaggaggagggacaggatgGGAAAGCATGTTTGTTTGCTGGAACAAGGACACTAGAAGTTTCCAAAGAAATTTGACAGCCTCTTTCCAATAGTTAAGGTCCTGACTGGAAATCAGTCCCTACCCACTGGACATTAGGGAGCCCCAAAGCCAGAATAGGGAGGCCAGCTGCTGGAAGCTTCACGAAGGGTCTACAAGTTGGGACAAATGTCCTGCTCGCCATTTTATTCCATTTCAACATTCCCCCCTTCAGTTTGCCATGAATTAGTTTCCGCAGGTCTGTTAAACACAGACATTGAACGCCCGGCTTCACTGCATGCTCACTAACTTGTACCCATGCTCTAAACTGGACGGGTACACACGAGCTATGTCACCTACGCTTCACAGTAGTAGCAGAGGGACAGATGCTCCACCATGGGGCACAAGAAAAGGTGGGAGCCTGAGAGAAAAATGGATCCTGTCAAGATAGGTCAGAGGGTTCCAGACCAACAGGACCTCTAGGCTCTCCCTTCTGTCTCCATCCCTTACTGCCACACAGGCTCAGTCTTCTCTGTCCTCTTTGAGGTTTTTCCAAATTCTTGTCATTCTATTCTAAATATATGGGTATTTCACCCTTTTTCCCCACTTTAGAAATACGCCCCACCTCAGAATAGGAAGGGACAAGGGGGGGTtgtaaaaaccaacaaaaacaaaaacaagtgtgcatgtgtttgtacatgCACGTGTCACAAACCCATTGTGTATAATCAATATGTACCATGATCTATTTAGTTTTctggttgttttgcttttctgagacagCCCTGGCTGTGGTGGACcagactgccctggaacttgcagagatccacctgcctcttcctcccaagtgctagcaaagctgtgcaccaccacacccagctaccGTGACTTATAAAAGCAGCATAATTACATTAGGAAAACATTACCATTTAAAATGTCTTCTCTTAGATTTATGGGGATTGCAGAGGCACAATGTTAAGAGTAGCATGCTTcagaagatttttattttaaagaaaagaatagtCCTTTTCTTAAATATTACCTCTGCAGTGAAGCTTGACACCTTCAAACCCAAAGGGTGGTTAGGCACAGACTTACTATGGCGTGCGAATAGTGGCTGAAGGAATTGCGACAAGCTAGTGATGGAGGGGCTCTTGTTCGGTTTTGTGATTTGTTTCTAGCACGGTGTCTTGCATCCAACAAGAACTTGACCAGTTCTGTTGACTGAGCGTAAAAGCACAGCTCGGCAAACGTCAGCTGCGGGCAGTCAGCTCACTAGCATCTTGAGCAAAAAGTAATTGGTTTAATGTCTGAAGACTTTTGGAAGCATTTTAAGCATGTCTTGGTCTTGCTGCTGAAGAAAGACAGGTTATCAAGTTATTTCTTaagtcttcttcctcctcagtgGGCTGGACTCTCAGACAGTCTCATACCTCCCGGGGACAAGATGATCTTGGTCTACACAGGTTTTCTTCTAGCTGAGCAACCTCCAGAGGAATTTGTACTTTTAGTCTACAAACCATAAGTTAAAGAAACCTGCCCTCACCAcacttttttttccagtttcccaaTAGATAGAGACAAAAATGCATTGTCCTCCTGGGTCAGACACTTAACCCTGGGGCCAGGAGTAGGACAAGGGACTCAGGAGGCAGCAGACTGGGGTGGGGACACTGCACAAGGGGAAGGCAAAGAACACTAGCAGAGAAGGCAAGGCAGGCAGACCTTGTATGCTCAAAGCTCCTGTGTGAACTGACCTCCTTACCCCTGAAATCTCAGCAAACACTGAGAGAATGCGCTCCCACCGACTCTGCACATAAACATGCCCCATGCTCATCCGTGGTtcctctctgagttcaagtctcagaagcTGGGGCTGCAGTGTGGCGAAGTTAGAGATGGTGGGGACCCTTTCCCGGCAGAGCCAACTAAGGGATCATTAGGCCACCAAGGATATTGATGCAGTTCTTGTAGGATTCTGATTGGTTCCGGCGAGGGGGCCATTGAAAGGGAATAAGTCTGACCCCCTCTGAGTTCTggctttctttctcagcttccacCACGAGGCCAAGTTGCCACGGGGCCCTCCCGAGAGCTAGTGCAGTGCTATTTGTAAATTTAGCCTTCCGATCTGTAAGGTAAAGAaaccttattttttctttataaacctCTCAGCCTCAGATATGTCATtacaataacagaaaacaaactgatATAGTAATTTTGTGGGATATATTTAGTGTCCTCTTTATTGCATGGCCCTTTATTCTCTCCTCAGaatcttcaaatatttttgcaGTAACACTTGGGGTGCTGGACTTGTAATAGACTTCTTTGCTGGCTCCCCAAATACTGGCTTCACAATGTGTTTGGGGGTCGGAGCTGGGACTGCCTACCTTCTGCCCTTACCTTTGTAATGTAACAGTTACGGCTTAGACCTGAGACAGTTCACTTCTTACCGGAGCCCTTATCACCGCTAGCTCTTGTGTTTCCCCATTTTCTTTACTGGggtcatttccctaattgctttACCATTTTTGAATAAAAATCCCTTCTGAGTTCAAATTAAATAACTTccgaattaaattttaaaatcacgTTGGATTTTTAATCACCTCAATGATTTGAAGACTGCCACATTTTTCTGGTCATATTTTTGCCCTCTGCATTAAGTTTACAGAATTCAAAACATCATTGTCTAGGACATTTCAAGTGTGTTTGGGGTGCATGGTCCAAATGCTCTCCTCCCTCGGACACAGTATCTCCTTATGAATACTATCTCCTTACAAACACAACTCATCCAGTCTGAGACAGTCCTTTTAGAGCCAAGTATAACTATGATCTAAACGTTGGGTGTAACCCTAGATTGAGGAGGAATCTCTGTGGAATTTGTACTGAAGCAGCTGATGTCTGTGTCTAGTCTACTTAATTCAAAAGAAGTCTTCGCCTTCACGATGCTTGTCTCCCATATTAGTTACTACTGAGAGTTCCTTAGCTAACTAAGTCTCAGTCGTACCTCTGGCTTCAAAATCTGATCAGAGGTTTAAACCTCAGATCCCATCAGTGGAcatagtttttattgttttgctgCAAAGTTTCAGGTCTGCTGGCGCTGAGTGTTTGTCCTCCCTCCACAAAGCCACTTCAGTGCCTTCTGACCCAGGTATATCAGAAATGCCCTGTTCCCGCCGGCACCTCAGCTCCTCTCCCCCCACTTGGCACACTGCTTGACTCCATGACTGCATTTCCTTTAGCATATGGACCTATGTGACTGACTTACCACCACTGGGATAGGCCAGAGTGTTCTGTGGAAGACCTGGGAGCCCTGAAAGATGTCAAAACCACCAGGAAAAAATTGAGTCTCAGAATGACTGTATGGAGAGGAGCACACCCCTTAAACGTCACCAGGCTGTGATGGAAGGGAAGTGCTATAAGCCATTGGCGTTTAgaggtttgtgtgtttgtgcacaggCATCATCTTATAAACAGACCAGATATGGCGCCGGTTGGTAGTGGTAATGTTTACAGCTTACATCGTCTTTCCTCAACAGATGACCCTGAGTCAGCATTTAGAGGGCATCGGTCACTACAGGGCTGATAATGACATAGTCTAAATCATGGGAGTTAGAAGGAAAGAAGGCACCACTGTCTTTCACTGATCCTGAGGTTCCCCAAGGGACAATGCACTTGAGGAAACAACAGCCAGGCGGCCAATGAGAAGACAATGCCTTTGGCAGCACTGGTTAAAGACACAGATGAAGCCCTGGAGGGTGGGCTCTGGAGTTTGGGAAGAAAGGGGGCTGGCTTAGGAGAGACATGTAGTGTGGAGAAACACTCAAGTGCTTGGTGTGTTCGGAGTCCATGTCAGATGTCCTGGACCGGTGAGCTGAGAACATGTGGCAGAGCTGGTCTGGACAGGACCTAGCTGGCCAGCTAGAGACTTAGGCCAGGTCTGGACAGGACCTAGTTGAGAGACTTAGGCTTTATGCTGAAGCAGTTTAGTTCCCAAACTAGTCTAAGATCCTCTCATCAGTAAAAATAGTTGGAAATTCTTCTCCAATAGATAATTTATTTATCAAGATCATACATATATTGTCCACACTGTAAGCAGTACTCAATCAGAATGTTTAAAAACTgaggtttaaaagaaaaaagttttcatACCTCCAGCTGTTGTACCACTCTGGCTTGGCCTGTGCACCTTCCTCAGTGTCCACACCCATTTGAGCTTCTCTGGAAGAGGCAAATACAGACCTGTAAGATTTGTAGCAGAGGAAAGATATGTGTTTAAGGAAGGCAGCTAAAGAGATTGAACTAAGGGATGTGTCCCAAGGAagggtgtgtgcgtgcgcgcatgtgtgtgtttaaggtTTACATCTCTGTTTTCTGACTCTTACCTCCAAACGCTCTAGTTAGATCTATTCCGTACCTGGCATCTGTTTAGTACCTGGCTTTCCTGAGGTGAACAGCCCCAAAGGAGCAAGGTTTAGGAGGAAGCCTGAAGATGAGGCTGCTCCCTCCTCTAGGCGTGTGCTTGATACACCTACCTGAATCCCTCAAAGGGAACCAGTAGCATAGGAAGCAAGAGAGTCCAACTGGGGATCGGAAGCCACTCATCTTCTTGTTCTTAATATCTCAATATAACATGTTCTGGTTACATGTAGCCAAGAGGAGGGCAGAGCTCAATTCTCtaagaggcaggaggctctgggAAGTTTGTTGAGTGGGCAGCAAGCCAAGCTATTAATGAGGACCAGCTATTGTCAAGCATCTTTCCCATCCTTGCTCTCCCCTGATGTTCCCTCCTCTTAACTCCTTAAGCATCCCTCACCCATCCCTTGCAGGTACCCAGCGCTGAGAACCCCCTCTCTGTGTGCAGGACCAGCTTTTGGGAGGACCTGAAACTAAAATATTTGTGTCCAAAGGTACTCGTAGGTTACTCATTATCCTGCCTTGACCATGTTAGAGGAAAAGCAAGGGTTCAGTGGAGCACAGGGGAGGGATGAGGGGTGAAGACACTACCCTTAGGCTCTCAAACGAGGGGCCACCTGCCTCAGCTCTGCTATCCTACTTATCCATGACTGCCATCATCCTTTCCTACCGCCAAGCTAGAGAGGAAGGCTGGGTATGCTGTCATGTGACCATTGTCACGTGACTATTATCTACTACCGCTCTCTGAGCAGAGCAGCCACCTCCATCCTCATCAGAAGCAATTCCCACTGCTCACGAGACCCTCACACTTGGGTCCATCGACGTGCTTTGGTTGAGAGGGTGTGTGGGAAAGGCCATCAGACCTCATCTGAGAGTTCAGTCAGGCCGGGCTGCTATGTACAGTTCTGCCTGAGCCGCTCAGGGTCTCAGTCTCAGGAGGCCCTAGAGTCAGAGTGTGGAAGGCTAAGTGAagcagagagtctatctatgcaGCTCCGAGGGTGTTCTACATGTGGCGTGGGACTTTTCAGTGGTGCTACCCCTGTAGGTAACTCCTTGGAGCCCATGCTCTGTGAACAGAAGCCCCTGGGAAGAGCCACGCTCTGCCCTGAACCTTTCACGAGGCTGATTAGCCGATGAGAAGAACTCTTTCACCGAGGCTTACCAAGTTCACCG belongs to Rattus norvegicus strain BN/NHsdMcwi chromosome 11, GRCr8, whole genome shotgun sequence and includes:
- the Epcip gene encoding uncharacterized protein C21orf62 homolog precursor, giving the protein MTAPSSFCLLLGALGIFALGRFAEGQSRTLIFTKGNTIRNCSCPADIRDCDYSLANLMCSCKSVLPLAMEQTSYHGHLTIWFTDISTLGHLLKFTLVQDLKLSLCGSNTFPTKYLAVCGLKRLHINTEAKHPSGEQSILIHNGREGSSLYKGWQTRVFISLLDVALFNRDSSLKSYSIDDISSLTGDFPDFSYFITFPVPNNRSYLVTVIY